A window of Synechococcus sp. WH 8109 genomic DNA:
CCATAGAAGCTCCGGTCATCGCGGCTCCGGCGATGAACACAGCCATGTGGCGCCACCCTGCGGTGCAACGCAACTGGCAGCAGATTCAATCCTTCCCTGGGGTGATTCCCCTCGTGCCGGCGTCCGGTCTGTTGGCCTGTGATCGCGTCGGCGATGGGCGCATGGCTGATCCGCTGTTGATTGAGTTGGCGGCTGCGTCTGTGTTCAGCCGCGGTTCGGGCACTCCTGACATGACCCTTGATTGCTCCGGGATGTCTGTTCTTGTTTCGGCTGGACCGACCCAAGAGTCGATTGATCCGGTCCGTTTCCTGAGCAACCGCAGCAGCGGCCGCATGGGTGTGTTGCTGGCGCAGGCGGCACGCTTCCGGGGTGCCACCGTTCATCTGGTGCATGGTCCATTGGATCTCCCCGACGCCTGGCTTGAAGGCCTGCAGTGCACTGCGGTGGAGAGTGCCGCCGAACTCGGTTCAGCTCTGCAGTTGGCTCAGCCCGGATCCGATGTGCTCGTCATGGCTGCTGCCGTCGCTGACCTGCGGCGCGATGCCGCTCCTCCAAGCAAACTGGCCAAGCAGGACCTTCAGCAGGCTCTTGTCTCCGGCTGGGTCGAAGTGCCTGATCTGCTGTCGAACCTGACCTGCCAACGCAGTCCCGGACAGTTGATTCTCGGCTTCTCAGCGCTCACAGGTAGCGATGCCTATTTGCTGGAGCGTGCTGAAAGCAAGCGGCTGGCGAAGGGCTGCGATTTGATGATGGTGAATCCCGTGGACCGTGACGGTCAGGGTTTCGGGGATCAACCCAATGGAGGCTGGTTGCTTGGAGATGGCTGGAGACGAGAGCTGCCTGTTACAGCAAAGCTTTCTCTGGCCCATCAATTGCTTGATGCTTTGGTTGAGGCTCGGGATCAGGCCGCGGCGTCGATGGAGTCCTGACCGAGCAGGTCGATGAAGGTGCGTAGTTGAAGACGAGGGATGTAGGGCCAGCCTCCGTTCTTCTCCATCCCCTGCAGAAGTGTGAACAATTTCTGGCGGTTTTCAGGAAGGCTTTGACGAAACGGACCGTCCTGAACGTCGCGATGCAGGGCCTCAAGCTCACGCAGCAGGGTGAGCAGTGCTTCGGGATTTCCCCTCAACTCCTCTGCCAGCTCGCCCAGGGCGGCCAGTGCCGGAGCCATCCGTGCCTGGGTCGAATCGGGATCGTTGGATGTCACGCGCTTTCGACAAGTTGTTGAGAGCTGCAAAAGGCTAGCCCTGACGTAATTTTTCGCCCTGTAAGATCCAGATCTGACGGCATTCCGTCCCCATTAGCGTTCAGCCGATCGGCTCTTTCCATGCGCATTCGTCCTCTGCTGGCCGCCGTGCTGGCGCTCTGCCTCGCGTTCTTCACCACGGCCTGCAGTGGCGACAGTGATGCAGTTCAGCGTGGTGGATCCAACGTCACCTACGACGACATTCACAACACCGGCAAAGCCAACGATTGCCCCACGATTGGGGATTCGGCCCGGGGCTCGATTCCTCTGACGGCTGGTGGCAGCTACGAGCTGCGTGAGATCTGCATGCACCCCGTGCAGGTCTATGCCAAGGAGGAGCCCAAGAACATTCGTCAGCAGGCCGAGTTTGTTGAGGGAAAGATCCTCACCCGATACACCTCCAGCCTCGATTCAGTCTTCGGCGATCTGAAGGTGACGGAATCCGGCCTGCAATTCCAGGAGAAAGGTGGCATCGACTTCCAGCCGATCACCGTTCTGGTGCCCGGTGGTGAAGAGTTCCCCTTCACATTCTCCAGCAAGTCTCTCAATGCCACTGCTGAGGGCTCGGCTCTGACCACCAGCACCGATTTTGAGGGCACCTATCGCACCCCCAGCTACCGCACGAGCAACTTCATCGATCCCAAAGGTCGGGCTCTGACTACCGGTGTGCAGTACGCCCAGGGTCTTGTCGCACTTGGTGGAGATGACGAGCAGCTCGAGAAGGACAACAACAAGCGCTACATCGATGGTGTGGGAACCATGAGCCTCTCCATCACCAAGGTTGATCCTGAAACCGGAGAATTCGCTGGTGTGTTCAGTGCAATTCAGCCCTCCGACTCCGACATGGGTGGTCGTGAAGTGGTTGACATCAAGATCACTGGTGATCTCTACGGCCGTCTTGAAGAGGCCTGATCTAGGTCATCGCAACAGGTTGCAAGGGGGCTTAGGCCCCCTTTTTTGTGGCCCATTGCAATCCTCCGGCGATCTGGGAGAATCGCCCGATCTTTCTATGCAGCCATGACCGCCAGTGCTTCAGCTCCTCCCCAGCGATCCGGCGTGATTGCTCCCTACGGCGGAACGCTGGTCGATCTGATGGTGGCTGAGGCGCATCGTGCCGCTGTGAAAGCCACGGCGACCAAAACGATCGAGTGTTCCGATCGCAACGCCTGTGATGTGGAGCTGCTGTGTGTTGGTGGCTTCTCTCCCCTGCGTGGCTTCATGCACCAGGAGGATTACGACGCCGTGGTCAGTGGGCATCGTCTGGCTGCGGGCCAGCTGTTCGGTTTGCCGATCGTCATGGACACCGACCGCGATGACGTGGTGTTGGGCGACAAGCTGCTTCTCACCTACAAGGGCCAGGAGCTGGCCGTCCTCGAGGTGGAGGACAAGTGGGAACCCAACAAAGTGGCTGAAGCTAAGGGCTGCTACGGCACCACTTCCATCGAGCACCCTGCGGTTCGGATGATCACGATGGAGCGCAAGCGCTTTTATCTGGGTGGAAGCCTCCAGGGCCTTGCTCTGCCCGAGCGGGTGTTCCCCTGCAAGACCCCTGCTGAGGTGCGTGCAGGCCTGCCCGAAGGAGAGGACGTGGTG
This region includes:
- the coaBC gene encoding bifunctional phosphopantothenoylcysteine decarboxylase/phosphopantothenate--cysteine ligase CoaBC is translated as MKTEQASPLCGRRVLVAVSGSIAAVKTPLLVSALIKAGAEVRCLLTTSGAALVSPVALACLSRHRCYLEADQWDSASSRPLHIELAEWAELAIVAPLSASSLARWSQGSADGLLASVLLAIEAPVIAAPAMNTAMWRHPAVQRNWQQIQSFPGVIPLVPASGLLACDRVGDGRMADPLLIELAAASVFSRGSGTPDMTLDCSGMSVLVSAGPTQESIDPVRFLSNRSSGRMGVLLAQAARFRGATVHLVHGPLDLPDAWLEGLQCTAVESAAELGSALQLAQPGSDVLVMAAAVADLRRDAAPPSKLAKQDLQQALVSGWVEVPDLLSNLTCQRSPGQLILGFSALTGSDAYLLERAESKRLAKGCDLMMVNPVDRDGQGFGDQPNGGWLLGDGWRRELPVTAKLSLAHQLLDALVEARDQAAASMES
- a CDS encoding photosystem II manganese-stabilizing polypeptide; this translates as MRIRPLLAAVLALCLAFFTTACSGDSDAVQRGGSNVTYDDIHNTGKANDCPTIGDSARGSIPLTAGGSYELREICMHPVQVYAKEEPKNIRQQAEFVEGKILTRYTSSLDSVFGDLKVTESGLQFQEKGGIDFQPITVLVPGGEEFPFTFSSKSLNATAEGSALTTSTDFEGTYRTPSYRTSNFIDPKGRALTTGVQYAQGLVALGGDDEQLEKDNNKRYIDGVGTMSLSITKVDPETGEFAGVFSAIQPSDSDMGGREVVDIKITGDLYGRLEEA